In a genomic window of Allomeiothermus silvanus DSM 9946:
- a CDS encoding ParA family protein has translation MKRIGIVNQKGGVGKTTTAVNLAAYLSQAGQRVLLMDLDPQANATSGLGQETVNGGVYALLTGGASLEQVVQKVNPKLHLIGAESSLVGASADLLDNPIRLREVLEPLTGEYDLIVLDAPPSLGPLTLNVLAASHGLLIPVQAEYYALEGIAGLMETIEQVRARLNPALRILGIVITMYDSRTLLSQQVEANIRSHFGEQVFWTVVPRNVRLAEAPSYGQAISSYAPTSSGAHAYRRLAEEVMRRVQEA, from the coding sequence GTGAAACGAATCGGAATCGTCAACCAAAAAGGAGGGGTAGGGAAGACTACCACCGCTGTCAACCTAGCGGCCTATCTATCGCAGGCGGGTCAGCGCGTGCTGCTAATGGATCTCGATCCTCAGGCCAACGCCACGTCGGGGTTGGGTCAAGAAACCGTCAACGGCGGGGTCTATGCCTTGCTGACCGGAGGGGCCAGCCTCGAGCAGGTAGTGCAAAAGGTCAATCCTAAGCTGCATCTGATTGGGGCGGAGTCCAGTCTGGTCGGAGCAAGCGCCGATTTGCTAGACAATCCGATTCGATTGCGGGAGGTGCTCGAGCCACTTACGGGTGAGTATGACCTCATCGTGCTGGATGCGCCCCCTAGCCTGGGACCCCTGACCTTGAATGTGCTAGCGGCCTCGCATGGACTGTTGATACCCGTACAGGCCGAGTACTATGCGCTCGAGGGTATCGCCGGGCTAATGGAGACCATCGAGCAGGTGAGAGCACGGCTGAACCCTGCGCTGCGCATTTTGGGAATCGTGATCACCATGTACGATTCCCGTACCCTACTCTCCCAGCAGGTCGAAGCCAATATTCGTTCGCACTTTGGTGAACAGGTGTTCTGGACAGTGGTTCCCCGCAATGTGCGCCTGGCCGAGGCCCCCAGCTATGGTCAGGCTATCTCGAGCTATGCTCCAACCTCGAGCGGGGCCCATGCTTATCGCCGTTTAGCGGAGGAGGTGATGCGCCGTGTCCAAGAAGCCTAG
- the rsmG gene encoding 16S rRNA (guanine(527)-N(7))-methyltransferase RsmG, with protein MPLSDDSRRLLELSLGELGLPLPSSQQLEQLSRLYDLLLEANTRTNLTAITDERGFVLKHLVDSLTCELSQLLEGQQRVIDVGTGAGFPGLPLKIVKPALDMTLLEATRKKVEYLDQASQALGLKNIRTLWGRAEEQAHRPELREVFDRALVRAVGTTATVAELCLPFVRVGGYLLVQKGPEVEAELGPANKAIRALGGKLVEIIKLRLPGIGDQRKLLVIEKNTETPPRYPRRPGVPAKHPLF; from the coding sequence ATGCCTTTATCGGATGATTCCCGCCGGTTACTCGAGTTGTCCCTCGGCGAGCTGGGATTGCCCCTACCTTCGTCTCAACAGCTCGAGCAATTGAGTCGGCTGTATGATCTACTCCTCGAAGCAAATACCCGAACAAATCTCACCGCGATCACCGACGAAAGAGGGTTTGTCCTCAAACACCTGGTCGATTCGCTGACTTGTGAACTTAGTCAATTATTGGAAGGCCAGCAGCGAGTGATCGATGTGGGAACAGGGGCGGGTTTTCCGGGCTTACCGCTTAAGATCGTGAAACCAGCTCTGGATATGACGCTCCTCGAGGCCACACGCAAAAAAGTGGAGTACCTGGATCAGGCCAGCCAGGCGCTCGGCCTCAAAAACATTCGAACCTTGTGGGGTCGGGCGGAGGAGCAAGCCCATAGGCCGGAGCTGCGCGAGGTTTTCGATCGGGCGCTGGTACGCGCCGTGGGGACCACTGCTACCGTGGCCGAGCTTTGCCTACCGTTCGTCCGGGTAGGAGGCTATCTACTGGTACAAAAAGGGCCTGAGGTAGAGGCAGAACTAGGTCCGGCTAATAAGGCCATCCGCGCTCTGGGAGGAAAGCTAGTCGAGATTATCAAGCTTCGTTTACCAGGGATAGGAGACCAGAGAAAGCTGCTGGTGATCGAAAAAAATACCGAAACCCCGCCTCGGTATCCACGTCGACCCGGCGTTCCGGCTAAGCATCCGTTATTCTAG
- the mnmG gene encoding tRNA uridine-5-carboxymethylaminomethyl(34) synthesis enzyme MnmG: MTRYDVIVVGGGHAGIEAAWAAAQVGARVGLVTSNPERIGLMPCNPAVGGPGKSQLVAEVVAMGGLMGQLADATAIHTRVLNQSKGPAVQSLRVQVDRDAYALEAQRVLLAHPRIESIRAEVAALWVEGGELFGVLTVDGRQIRSSSVVIASGTFLSGVVWYGRQSRPAGRQGEPPARFLSESIRAIGHRMLRFKTGTPPRIRADSVDYGVLEVVPPDVPPQTFAGIPGPHATARPTWQTRTTEATHRLIQENLHLSPLYGGDIEGIGPRYCPSIEDKVIRFADKETHLLFVEPDGLETSELYLQGFSSSLPPQLQERMVRTLPGFEKAIIQRYAYAVEYDAVDATELTAGLQSKRLPGLFTAGQINGTSGYEEAAAQGLVAGLNAARFARGQEEIRLSRESGYIGVLINDLVHRGTDEPYRMMTSRVELRLLCRADNADERLVPLAVEAGLRTRSDLEKIQRKYQRIQAELERLERLRIENTSALLWLRRPEATYSDLIARLGPSPFELSADEIIQVEIRAKYAGYIQRQQKLSERLKELESYHIPMALDYDRIPSLSREAREKLSKTRPATVAEASRVPGVRDSDLTALLVYLTKASA, encoded by the coding sequence ATGACGAGGTACGACGTTATCGTTGTAGGTGGAGGACACGCAGGGATCGAAGCGGCGTGGGCTGCCGCCCAAGTCGGGGCGAGGGTTGGATTGGTCACCAGCAACCCCGAGCGAATCGGACTGATGCCGTGCAACCCGGCAGTAGGTGGGCCGGGTAAGAGTCAGCTCGTAGCAGAAGTCGTAGCTATGGGAGGGCTGATGGGGCAGCTCGCCGATGCTACAGCCATTCATACCCGGGTACTGAACCAGTCTAAAGGTCCGGCTGTACAAAGCCTACGGGTACAGGTTGACCGCGACGCGTATGCCCTCGAGGCCCAACGGGTCTTGCTGGCTCACCCCCGGATCGAAAGCATCCGAGCCGAGGTCGCTGCGCTCTGGGTAGAAGGAGGCGAGCTGTTCGGGGTGTTGACCGTCGACGGACGCCAGATTCGCTCATCTTCAGTGGTCATCGCCAGCGGAACCTTCCTCAGTGGAGTGGTGTGGTATGGGAGACAATCTCGCCCAGCAGGTCGTCAAGGGGAGCCGCCCGCCCGCTTTCTCTCGGAGAGTATTCGGGCTATAGGCCACCGCATGCTGCGGTTCAAAACTGGAACCCCGCCGCGAATTCGCGCCGACTCGGTGGACTATGGGGTACTCGAGGTAGTTCCCCCGGATGTTCCTCCCCAGACCTTTGCAGGCATCCCCGGCCCGCACGCCACCGCCCGCCCTACCTGGCAGACCCGCACTACCGAGGCCACCCACCGGCTGATCCAAGAGAACCTCCACCTCTCCCCTCTTTATGGGGGCGATATCGAGGGGATTGGTCCGCGCTACTGTCCTTCCATCGAAGACAAGGTGATTCGTTTTGCCGACAAGGAAACCCATCTGCTTTTTGTCGAACCGGATGGCCTCGAGACCAGCGAGCTGTACCTGCAGGGGTTCTCCTCTTCCCTGCCCCCTCAACTTCAGGAACGGATGGTACGCACCCTCCCGGGGTTTGAGAAGGCAATCATCCAGCGATACGCCTATGCCGTTGAATACGATGCGGTAGATGCGACTGAACTGACCGCTGGACTTCAGTCGAAAAGATTACCGGGTTTGTTCACCGCCGGACAAATTAATGGCACAAGCGGATATGAGGAAGCCGCCGCGCAGGGTTTGGTCGCAGGATTGAACGCGGCTCGTTTCGCTCGAGGACAAGAAGAAATTCGGCTTTCCCGCGAATCAGGTTATATCGGGGTACTGATCAATGATCTCGTACATCGAGGCACCGACGAGCCCTATCGGATGATGACCTCGAGGGTTGAACTGCGTCTTCTCTGCCGGGCGGATAATGCGGATGAGCGGCTGGTGCCCCTTGCGGTCGAGGCTGGTTTGCGTACACGTAGCGATCTCGAGAAGATCCAAAGAAAATACCAGCGGATTCAAGCCGAACTCGAGCGGTTAGAACGTTTGCGCATCGAAAATACCTCTGCCCTACTTTGGTTGCGCCGCCCGGAGGCAACCTATTCCGACCTGATCGCCCGTTTAGGCCCTTCGCCATTTGAGCTTTCAGCCGATGAGATCATACAGGTAGAAATACGCGCCAAATATGCTGGATATATCCAGCGGCAACAAAAGCTCTCCGAGCGACTGAAGGAACTCGAATCCTACCACATCCCCATGGCTTTGGATTATGACCGCATCCCTAGCCTCTCGAGAGAAGCCCGAGAGAAACTCTCCAAAACTAGGCCAGCCACGGTAGCGGAAGCCTCCAGGGTGCCGGGGGTACGTGATTCTGACCTTACCGCGTTGCTGGTGTACCTGACCAAGGCATCCGCTTGA